The Lactuca sativa cultivar Salinas chromosome 2, Lsat_Salinas_v11, whole genome shotgun sequence genome includes a window with the following:
- the LOC111902757 gene encoding aspartic proteinase 36 has translation MARFTWALSSSTTDIVILSIFVLFLWSSLFVSAVIGDPSTIILHPPHAGSNRHTMFLPLFPSPPNSSRISSFSGNGKSRRHLQKSDTSRPNARMALHDDLLLHGYYTTRLWIGSPPQKFALIVDTGSTVTYVPCITCEQCGKHQDPKFDPDLSSTYQPVKCNIDCTCDYERKQCVYERQYAEMSSSSGVLGEDIVSFGNRSELSPQRAIFGCENAETGDLYSQHADGIMGLGRGDLSIVDQLVDRGVISDSFSLCYGGMDIGGGAMVLGSVSPPSGMIYAYSDPVRSPYYNIELKELHVAGKRLPLSPSVFDGKHGTVLDSGTTYAYLPEAAFLAFKEAVLKELHTVKQIRGPDPSYNDICFSGAGSDASQLMKIFPKVEMVFGKGHKLTLSPENYLFRHSRVHGAYCLGVFQNGKDPTTLLGGIIVRNTFVMYDREHDKIGFWKTNCSDLWARLHNSGAPSSDMSPSPSPMGTPGHISPGSKVGSIIFYMFLNLKYSKLEPHIIELTELIAKGLHVNISQVYLLDFTWEGNESLTIWSITPPKPDEYMSNTTASNIIARIAEGEIKLPKRFGKYRISNWFIESDPNRTWVKNYLGVMIVFILILIFGVAGVVGWWFWRQKRPGGGILYRPVDSVVYEQELQPL, from the exons ATGGCACGATTCACCTGGGCACTGTCCTCGTCTACTACCGATATCGTGATCCTCTcgatttttgtgttgtttctgTGGTCTTCGTTGTTTGTTTCTGCGGTCATCGGTGATCCAAGCACTATTATTCTCCATCCTCCGCATGCTGGTAGCAATCGTCACACCATGTTTCTACCTCTTTTTCCGTCTCCTCCTAACTCCTCCCGGATCTCCTCGTTCTCCGGCAACGGAAAATCACGGCGTCACCTCCAGAAATCCGATACGTCTCGCCCGAACGCGCGGATGGCTCTCCACGATGATCTCCTCCTCCACGG GTATTACACGACGAGGCTCTGGATTGGATCTCCTCCGCAGAAGTTTGCTCTTATTGTGGACACAGGGAGTACTGTTACTTATGTTCCTTGCATTACTTGTGAACAATGTGGCAAGCATCAG GACCCAAAGTTTGATCCAGATTTATCCAGCACATACCAACCAGTGAAATGCAATATCGATTGCACCTGTGACTATGAGAGAAAACAATGTGTATATGAACGACAATATGCAGAAATGAGTTCCAGcagtggtgttcttggtgaagacATCGTATCATTTGGCAACCGAAGTGAACTATCACCTCAACGTGCCATTTTCGGTTGTGAAAATGCAGAAACTGGTGATCTCTACAGTCAACATGCTGATGGAATAATGGGTTTGGGGCGTGGTGATCTAAGTATAGTTGACCAACTTGTTGACCGAGGTGTAATAAGTGACTCCTTCTCTTTATGTTATGGTGGAATGGATATAGGTGGTGGTGCCATGGTTCTTGGTAGTGTTTCTCCTCCCTCAGGGATGATCTATGCCTACTCAGACCCTGTACGCag CCCATATTACAATATTGAGCTCAAGGAGTTGCATGTTGCTGGGAAGCGTTTGCCTTTGAGTCCAAGTGTTTTTGATGGAAAACATGGAACAGTTCTTGACAGTGGGACAACTTATGCTTATTTACCTGAAGCTGCTTTTCTTGCATTTAAGGAAGCT GTCTTGAAAGAACTCCATACTGTCAAACAGATCAGAGGTCCTGATCCAAGTTACAATGACATTTGCTTTTCTGGTGCTGGAAG TGATGCTTCACAACTGATGAAAATCTTCCCAAAAGTTGAAATGGTATTTGGGAAAGGACATAAGCTAACACTATCCCCTGAAAACTACTTGTTCAGG cacTCAAGGGTACATGGTGCATATTGCCTGGGAGTTTTTCAAAACGGAAAGGATCCAACAACTCTTTTAGGAG GGATCATTGTGcgcaatacttttgttatgtATGATCGTGAACATGACAAAATTGGATTTTGGAAAACTAATTGTTCTGATCTGTGGGCAAGGCTACATAATTCTGGTGCACCCTCATCAGACATGTCACCTTCTCCATCTCCAATGGGGACACCTGGCCATATTTCTCCTG GATCGAAAGTTGGAAGcataatattttatatgtttctGAATCTTAAATACTCTAAACTCGAACCACATATCATTGAGCTTACTGAGTTAATTGCAAAAGGGTTGCATGTTAATATTTCACAG GTTTATTTATTGGACTTTACATGGGAGGGAAATGAGTCGCTTACAATATGGTCCATTACTCCACCAAAACCTGATGAATATATGTCCAACACTACTGCATCT AATATAATTGCTCGAATAGCTGAAGGGGAGATAAAACTTCCAAAAAGAtttggaaaatatcggatttccaATTGGTTTATTGAATCTGATCCAAACAG GACATGGGTGAAGAATTATTTGGGGGTGATGAtagtatttattttgatattaatATTTGGGGTGGCGGGTGTTGTTGGGTGGTGGTTTTGGAGACAGAAGCGGCCAGGTGGCGGCATTCTGTATAGGCCGGTGGATTCAGTTGTGTATGAACAAGAACTTCAGCCACTGTGA